aagtctgTTATAATAAAATTCTGATATTATTGAATTTCTGAtagaataataatatgaattaaaatctattttaaatttattttaataaaattttaatattattatttctcttatgaagtgaaatttattttagatctgaattggatccgttttgatggatatttagatctgaatcctatcagaatCTAGCACTGCGTGAAAATAAagtttaccaaaaatttattccttatgtattcatatttgtatctaattaattttttatatgatatcaaatctaaaattaatattttataatcagtataagatatattttagatctaatataatatatatgatacattaaatctaattagattagatgaagaacataattgataagatcaaggatatgttcatgacataaaatagttttatcaataattgtatgttgatgtaattatatatgaaattagattttagatcttagtagcctattattcagattgatgagatcaccagaccgtctgatcataaaaaattgaagagattaatctctcttttatctattcgatggattctcttatgacgtgtaagggtgccattgtgatccaatttcatgaaaaaaaatgaataaatttttatatattattttaatcataaatatgtttacattaaatctaaagtgatttatgattcattacaataagataaaatttagatataaaattattttacatctgaattgcatattacatatgatgtaatcggtatagatctaaaagttgttatgatgcatgagatgtatgtatgaagtttagatcatacatatgcatatttaattattaaatatattataaaaatttattttcatgtattgaaatatatggtacgCTTCATCtaaaatctttgtagaatagttctacagactaaaatacatatttcacatacttaattatgaattaaattttgaatgatctagatttgagaattgaagatcattaagacaccacataaaatgatgggcaaagggttagcatgaatctgatccttctaatgggttagacctagggttaaaaatatatatggaccaaatagagaaattgattaaatctaatcaagtgttgaattagatcagattagtatttatctaaatcaatctcaatagttgtaatttgatcaaatccatgtgtttgaccctaataaagggaccatgatcatggctctgtggttgagtccgaatcttttggtgaaccaaatcaaaactaatttatcaattggtgtctaagataagtttggcagattcaatcaagtattttttaattgggagctattcacctagatgtgtctatggtgagttaagggcatatcccttccactgatctcacttggcCAACATtgttagattatgttttgattagatcactagtcaatTCGTACAGACCCATACCATTAAAGtcaatcagtgtgattgatttaggtgtctttagaccagcttgtatctcatcctttacatgacttggtgaagtcagtggaaagatttgcagcttgcagatcgaattcttctcttatttttaaatcaatgaaatcaaattctctaaattattaagtccataaagtgataaagttatgagataacttggtcattgcctcccattaaagtgcatgataatgagtctaatattccaaatagacattggatttgccacacgcctggtgtctattacgtattgaaattatcattcatcatatgaccatcatgatataccttcagatcaatgctcaagttggccAAGCCATACTCGGGTCTGAACATCTGTTTGTTGGATACACTTGATATGTCATGGTAATGGCTAGACCTAATCGAGATTTTTAATGGAGGTGACATACGCCTACTGAaaagatgcctggggcaaaacttattgctagaagttgtttggagaaataattgcttatgaacctacccatggatgcactaggattggtcgagccacactaggattggccgagccacactcaggtccaAATGCAGTTCGTgttgattctagtacccactaaagaattagtgtaattcctcgagttggaggtagaggctaccaattcgtaaaaatagtgagaggacctttagactaaagtccatatcttcaggatcaaaaaaaaaattcatatactaataggctaatattttttctttcagttatgacaaacacactatccctccgtacgctgttggacagcgacaggcTCATCGGAtccaatttcaatagctggtatcgaaacttgaagatcatcttggagcacgagaggattttgtacATCCTCACGGATCAGACACttgaagaacctacagccaaaGCTCCTCGTGccatgagagatacttacatgaaatgGCTCAATGATCACACAACTGTACGTTGCATGATGAGGACAGTcatgaacgacgaacttagtcataagttcgaggatgcgcagctagaggagatcattcaaatattgaatgtgtCCTTCGACACccttgaggatgcagagagatacAAAACTTTCTGCcaagtgttcaatgcccatatgcgagaggaggcttcagtcaccgattatgtattgtacatgattgagcagattgaatgccttagcaaatttGGCTTTTTGTGGCATGAATAGTtaagcaaggatgctatcctcaatttctTATCGAAATTCTACCTGCCCtttttcagtcattatagaatgataaagcctgtggTAAATGATcatagtttgctagggttactataGACTTTTAAGAAGAATcagcagctccagaaggagccagtgaatttagtgagaggttcatctgtagggcatcgatcctctaagagagaaaagaagaaaaaggtgtagAAATCTTGTGCCGCCGATCTCAAGCAGAGTAAAtcgtcaaaagttgataagagccaagcagagtgcttcttctataagaagctgagttattgaaaaaaaaattattctacttacATAGCCACCTTTGACCCAAACaggtctaaaaataagagaaagaagtaaccagttgcttcacaagggacttatatgataatatcttataatttctctgtttgtgatactactatcagggtattagataccaaaagtcctattaatatatacaatttaTTGTAGGGACTACagataagtaggaagtttcgagagggcgagcggttccttaatattgaagatggaagtcttattctagTTCTGACcttggaaactttgcagcttgtcttcgagtccagtagtatcatattaaatgattgtcattattatccctccttttcgatgaatgtcatctctgtagaccttttggccaaacttgattacaagtttataataaaagatgaattttgtgatattattgtgaatgatactacaattatatgTGGACAAtagaaatatggcatatacataatatcacaatctgttagtgtaatgtacacactcaataaatattctaaattaaataatgtcagtgaatcctatctttggcattgtaggcttggtcatgtgaacaaaaataagattgataggttgatcaagaaacgtatctttgagatagatgattatgaatcattgcctacctatgagtcctgtctacttggtaagataatTAAGTCATCTTTTAAGGAAAAAGGTAAAAAAGCCAGCGATGtactaggtctaatatatactaaTGTATACGGGCatatgaatataagtgccagaggaggatactattacttcattacatttacagacgatctattgaggtatgggtatatctaccttatgaagcataagtcagaattatttgaaatattcaaatgatttcgtgctgaagtagagaaacaaactggaaagagtattaagatccttcggtcagaccgaggaggtgaatacctcaccagtgagttcttAATATATCTGAAGGAGAATGAAATTCTTTCatagtggacccctcctggaacaccacaacataatgggataTCGGAGagaagaaatcgaaccttgttagatacagtccgatccatgatgggctttgcaagtctgtcaatctttttttggagatatgctctagaaactgcctgctacattctgaataaaattttcagcaagtctgttgataaaattttatgtgagatatggactgggtgtaAGCCGGTACTCTCAcacttaaggtctgggggtgtccagcttatatcaagcattgaaagatagataagcttgaatAGAAATCCGACAGATGCTTGTTCGTATCGTAGGGTACCTAagaaaaactaaagggtactacttctacctcactgtagagcaaatggtgtttgtcagcagtcgagcagtctttttgaaaaagaaattccttggtgaaggagctaatgcctgtaaaattaaacttgatgaagttcatgaagtGAAAAGACCAACacatagaattgaatttgattggtgaatcgaattcagagccagtagaggtgccattgaagagatctggtagagtaccacgtcagccgaacagatactatgattttttagtccGAGACAGTGACcccatcgaatttgatgagaacgatgaggatccgatcacctatatagaagccatgcaaaggtctgacttctAGAAATAGCTTGAgaccatgaaatccgagatggagtctatggagatcaatggtgtatagatactagttgatccgcctgaaaggataaaactcataggatgtaaataaatttttaagagaaaaagaggagcgaatgaaaagatagagatctataaaatccatctagttgtcaagagttaccgtcaacattatggtattgactatgacgagatgttctctcctgtggcaatgctcaagtccatctggattatacttgctatcgttgcacacttagattatgagatctgacagaggGATGTCAAAACCGTCTTCCTTAACGGAGACCTAAAAGAAAAGGTATATATATTACAACCTGAAgaatttacatccatagatgagtcgaaagtgtgcaagttgaaaaggtctatttatgaacttaagtaggcatctaggagttggaacatccattttaataaggtgatcaaaacgtatggcttcgttaagaatggagaagagccttacatctaTAAGTGTACTTCCAATTCTGTtgtcatctttcttgtgctgtatgtagatgatatactgttgctagaaaatgacatctcggttttgcagagtgtgaagctatggttatcatcacagtttttcatgaagaacttaggagaagcatcttacatctttgggatgaagatctatagggatagatctagaagattgctgggattgtcccaatctacgtacatcgataccttATTGAAATGGTTccatatggataatttcaagaaaggctatcttctgataggacatggaattactcttttcaagaaaaatTATTCGATAACTCCTTagaagagagagcgcatgagtagaatatcatatgctttgacagtgggatctatcatgtacgctatgatatgtacaaggtcagatgtggcctattcactagggatagtgagtaggtactagtctgatctggatgagaagcattgaaagattgtgaaaataattcttaagcatttgagaaatactaaagatcaatagcttatctatggagacactgacctaAAACTTgttggatatactgatttcaatttttagtcaaattgtgatgatagcagaagcatgtagggctacgtatttactctgaatagAAGAGTtgtttgctgaaagagtttcaagcaacatactgcagccgattctatatgcgaagcagaatacatttctgcattggatgctacaaagaAGGCGgtgtggttacgaaagttcatcagcgagctgggagttacaccttccattgatggccctatattgctgtactgtgacagctccagtgccatatctcaagcgaaagaacccaagtcgcatcatcgcaccaagcatattctgtgccgctatcatCTGGTATGAAAGATCATGAACCAAAATAacatcaagcttcagaagatgatGAAAAGAAGAACTTAGCTAATCCCTTcataaagctctcgggatcaaagagttcaatgatttcaaatgaaagatggatataagatactgctccgattgactttagtccaagtgaaagttgtggaaaattatgttctaaaatcaatcgtatgatgattgagttcatctttgtatataaattattgattattgaataaaaattattttgatatttttcatcataaagaaaCATCTTCTTGGAACtcttatgctgtgatgaagtctttagaactatgctagtgtgcgataaagagaagatttatcgtatagttcttaaacatattcacgatcaaatgatatatcattacaggatgatgacgtttatcgagtgaaggtcgttgtgtaccatatggattggttgtcctcttaactaaagagtgtggtgacattggtatggcatataggtgagatatagggatacatcattactgaacaagtgactcacctgctaagcattctgctgtcaagagctgctcgcaaaatatatgggtataagtatccttcagacctgagatcatcatagtgacttgtaagcaactcactgtgctttggtgccggactatctgaatttctaatacagtgatgaaaagctattgggtacagtcaaatcttacgaagtctgtgtgtggatcaagattggattgatctctctagattattggagttaatgtatcactgtattttaatttagcaaaatcttgatcaggataatttatgagatggatttgaaaggttgaaatacaatacgaatgaagcaatctcggttgacagctaatctgagaccatcctagagcattcagggtcaaaaagatgaattatgcagtaaccatatgtatggattctaaaatattcttttgtgataattcgatctatctggatgttaaaaattattgctagatggtatctcgattagtgcagaaattgatttctgtgctaccgacttagtgtttgaacctatagagttacacacataagtcagacaaagtagaaagaaattgatctatatttatatatctaatttaaaagtacttgacttgattgaacatataagctaacttgattgagaattaagttatgggtcaaatgagattgaagagttgactatgtctagctagcactacatatgagattcagattcaatctcggacatgaataatttttgatctatgatccatggagcatataaaagattagacttaattactaattaattttagattagatctgaattaattagtcttaattggatccaaaatctaagttagacttgatacaaaaatcttaaagagtttgggattaatagccttttgaaattatttcgaaccagcttcgaattgaattcgaatcagatctattttgatgagatatgagtattctcacttgcactaaaattcTTCTCTATTATGAGCCGACCAACACCTGGAACTTTGCTCATTTGGGATGTCCCATGTgtgtgagggagtgggtgcaaattggttgtcatatgttatgacaattctatctcatgtaggaatccttctttcatgagtattggactgatttaaatcaaatttgagttagaacttctatacttattgggtcatgagatttatctataaatagagagggtctctacttatggatgcatagcaaacaaatcagattgagagaagagagaaagagagagagagaggcgtaagaaaagagagaggtcctatcttctCCCTTGTCCTCTCCTCTTATTGCCGTCCCtcttccttgggcatggatccatcttggacgtcccacctgctggtgtgaggtgtcacactagcacatctcaactctcgattgattgagttacaaaaataattggattggagttcatcctgcttttctgcggCGTCGacatgcatgcaaagtagaggatctgtacATCCaagcctccgtgaaggtttatatcagattatttgagatttgatctctgattctgctgcaattcagataaggatttgatccttaattatataaaagaataaaaaaaatttcagatgcaacctgggccttaTGAAAAGAAattgttttccttcccttcataaCCTTCCTTCGCATGCAATTACCATTGGATCATCCgttgcacagatctcaaagcaccCTAAAATCCATCATCCATCCATTAACATAGATCTTAAAGTGGGCAGGTGATGATCCAATGGTGGTTTTGCTTAAAGGAAGGTTAATCATTCTTTTGTGCGAAAGATGCACCATCCCTCATGTACAATACCATATTCTTGATGGAATAGGTTCAAATTGTTTGAAGTATATATATGTGCACCACCTTAATCAGCCATATAGATCTTAGAACTAAACAAaacatgaatgcaagaaatcatcCACGAGCAAATAACTAGATTCAAAACCACAAAGACTATCAATAACCAAATGCGTAAGTGTTTTAGTCATCCCCAACAGTCAATGAAGGCCAAACCACACCATAGTCCGACTATTTCTACACAACTATATACTTTCAAATCACACCAAACCAtattgaccaaaaaaaaaaaaagaaaaatatcacaCCAAACCATAAGCACAGACTGCACAAGCAGGTATAGAGTTCAAACTTCATAGAGATGCACCTAATTATCTTACTGTTGGACCACTCACAATAGTTTTCATGTCAATGCGTGCCATTTCTGCTAAATCAGTTTGATCCAGCTCCAAGGCTTCTACATAGATATTCTGAGCTCTTTCATGGCCGACCACAAGCTGCAAGCTCTCCTTCAATTGTATCACCACTTGGGTCATCGTTGGCCTTTGACTAGCTATTGGCATAGTGCACTTCATTGCTGTATCTGTCACCTTCCAAACAGAGTTGGTGTCATACTCTCCTCTCAGTCTTGCATCAACAACATCAGTGATTTCCCCTCTGGCGATCCGCTGTCGCACCCATTGGACTATGTGACCCCTGTCAGGGTTTCTAAGCACAGCCGGTAGGCCTGTTATCAGCTCCAAGAGAACAACCCCGAAGCTATATACATCGCTTTTTTCATTCAGCTGGAAGGTATCATGGTACCTACATAACAATGGTATCAGTTTCTGTAATCTCAAATAAATCTAACATTAGTTAACTCATAGATGCCTCATGTTAAACAGGATATGGCTTTTTTAATCTCAAGCACCAAGGCCCAACCGGCCTTCTAGTAGGCACTTCAACTAAGATGCATCAAATCAATGCATCAGCTTCGTGTTTCCTACAAAAAGGCTAGAGAATACCTGGTCCTCATTTTACAACGGCACAAATGCACATGTTGCACCACAAAATACTATGCAGCATTTGATGGCCACTATTAATAGATGGATAGCCATTAAATAAGATGGACTTATGTGTTATACATAGCACATCTGTTTGATGGCCATCCATCTGTTGATGGAAGCTATTGAGTGCTACATAGCATTCCATGGAAAACATTGCACCGTAAAAGATCCTAGGTAATTTTACATGCCTTATAAAGGATCCTAGGTAATTTTACATGGCTTACAACTTTTACCTTGTTTACCATGAAAAAGTGGTGCCACGAGCAAAAGTAAGGAAATGTGCAAATGTATTAGGATCTTTCATGGTATAAGTTTCGCATGTGGAGTGTGGTACAATCTCAAATAATTGCTATGTCATCTATCTCGGAGATAGGTAGCTCTCATTCATTTATAGAATACGATGAGATATTGTTAGTGTGATACACTGTGCATTATGGTGACAGAGAAGAACCATCTATCTCCGAAATAGataatatgatagctatccatGATGCTACTGCATTTTGTGGTGCAAAAGTTGAACCAAAGAGGATCCTATTTTTGTGAAAATCGATCATGGCTAGTTATTGAATCATACTCAGGATCTATGTATCCTAGAGTGCCCCCGATAATCTCGGTAGATACATGAGTGTGATCATCAGTAAGGAAAGCCTTTGATAATCCAAAATCTGCTATCTTGGCCACCAAGTTTTGTGATAAAAGGATGTTGCCGCTCTTCACATCTCTATGGATAATAGGGGGGCTACATCCTTTATGCAGATACTCCAGCCCTGTTCACCAAATTAATCTTTAGCAAAATGATAAGGATtcctataataaaaatatatagttgTGAAGgaacaaataatataaaattatgctAGACCTAGTGCTGCATCAATTGCAATCCGAAGCCGCTCTCTCCAATTTAGGATTCTGCCAGTACCATCTTTATCTGTAATAGATAGTATTAGACAAGTATGTATGGGtgagtgtgtgtctatatatatatatatatatatatatatatatatatatatatatatatatacacatatatacatacatatatatatacatacatacatatatacatacatacatacatatatacatatatacatatatatatatatacatacatatatatatatatacatacatatatatatatatacatacatatatatacatatatacatacatatatatatatacatacatacatacatatatatatatatatacatatatatatatatatatatatatatatatatatatatatatatatatatatatatatatacacatacatatacatatatatatatatatacatatatatatatatatatatatatatacatacatatatatatatatacatacatatatatatatatatacatacatatatatatatatatatatatatatatatatatatatatatatatatatatatatatatatatacacacatacatatatatatatatatatatacatatatacatacatacatatatatatatacatacatacatatatatatatacatacatacatacatatatacatacatacatacatacatacatacatatatatatatatatatgtatatatatatatatgtatatatatatatatactatcagTCAGGTACCACCTAAAAGGTTTTTCCACTTGTTTACCTTTTTAAATTAGTAGTTGGGATTGAAACATTCTGctaataaattatatgaaaatgaTCCTGTGGAAGTTGCTTCAGTTGGTTGGCACCTCCTCCTTGCAGTTGGTATGTACGTTTTTGGATTTGAACccaaatatatatgacattcctCATATATATTACTTGCTACTACTTAACACCATATATTGGAAAGTGCATCTCCATACCTGTAAGATGGTCTTTGAGACTTCCTTGGGCCACAAACTCATACACAAGTCCGAGGCAATTATTATCCTTGCAGTAACCAATCAAAGACACCAAATTTCTGTGATGAACCCTTGATAAGAGCAGGGCCTGCAGCCAGAAGTAATCAGGATGTTGTCAAGTGGGACAGGTGGGGAAAGATCATGCACAAGCTATTAGAATCCAAGTGAGTATGACTGTGGCATA
Above is a genomic segment from Elaeis guineensis isolate ETL-2024a chromosome 1, EG11, whole genome shotgun sequence containing:
- the LOC105037078 gene encoding probable LRR receptor-like serine/threonine-protein kinase PAM74 isoform X1; its protein translation is MCPRNFTWKGIVCTFSASNPPRVTSLNLSSQNLTDNIPDAINNLKAIEYLDLSNNNFVGPIPDFLSGLSSLRMLNLSNNQLDGLIPMDLRQKQENGLLELRTKNNPGLCTNGNECVDDRGKKKTLATAVIVVIAVILASLILLAIIVVVVRRQRRRKTPTPPPPLSLQVQSKKASSIEDQLVPPENRGFTYLELKTITNNFERVLGKGGFGTVYYGRLPDGTEVAVKLQARTSMQESMFNESQTEEISDSKAQRVKEFQAEALLLSRVHHRNLVSLIGYCKDNNCLGLVYEFVAQGSLKDHLTDKDGTGRILNWRERLRIAIDAALGLEYLHKGCSPPIIHRDVKSGNILLSQNLVAKIADFGLSKAFLTDDHTHVSTEIIGGTLGYIDPEYHDTFQLNEKSDVYSFGVVLLELITGLPAVLRNPDRGHIVQWVRQRIARGEITDVVDARLRGEYDTNSVWKVTDTAMKCTMPIASQRPTMTQVVIQLKESLQLVVGHERAQNIYVEALELDQTDLAEMARIDMKTIVSGPTVR